TCCATCGTTGCTTTATAATGTATTAATGGAAAAAGTTTCGTCGAGGAATTGGTATAATAGAATTGACGAGGTTGTTGTTTTAGGTGCTTTACCATTTCGAAGTATGACCAAACAGGTATGTAATTGTGCGTTGTAAATTCATTTCTGTatacgaattatttaaattaataataacgaaTAAGTAAGGAAATAGTCAGTACAAAcacattattttctatttataataaatgtttATGTGTTTATGTatctaaatattaaattatcctcgggcaaaaaatataataatataaaatatgattTACATTAGTACCATTGAATcaaagaattaaatattacaaatacaaaagtttaaaataattctttattGTATTAAAGATAATGTTTATTAAAAACAAGTAATATTGCTTGTACTGATTATTTTCATACTTAATTTAGTCTTTCAACTAACAAGCATCAActttagttttatttttaataataataatttataagtacattattgtATTGCATGTACTTTATGATTTACATTTGACAAAGAATAATAAAGATATACAAAGTGAAATATACATTAATTAACAAggaaataaattgtttaaaatttcagctAATAGTTGAAGAAAATATTAAGGCTGTTATTTCAATGAATGAAGATTATGAATTACAATTATTCTCAAATACTGAAAAggtataaaataatgaaattattaagtACATAATTTtcagtgaaatatatttttactttctaaaaaacaatacaaataactgacttaatacattttttaggaatggcAGATgaataatgtacaatttttgcaattatctacaacagatatttttcaggCACCTTCAcaagaaaaattacaatgtggtgtaaattttattaataagttTTGTAATACACCAACTACATTAAATAATTCTGATATTCCTGATAAAAATGACTTGTATGGTGGAAGTGTGTATGTCCACTGCAAAGCAGGAAGAACTCGTAGTGCAACATTAGTTGGGTGTTATTTAATGATGGTTAGATAATGGAGTTTATAATCTATATAGATTATATTTCTTAAGAATAAcatttcttaaaaataatatattttatagaaaaacCAATGGGTTCCTGAGGAGGCAGTAGCATATATGAAAAAGAAGAGACCTCATATATTATTACACACATCACAGTGGGATGCACTAAGACTTTTTTACAAGAATAatgtggaaaataaaaaattatagaattatttaaatatgtatttaactACTATAATTACATCGTAATTATATCATTATTTTGTAACACTACCTAATAACTTACATTTCAAAAAATTATTACTTATAAATTGTATTCAGTATgtattgaaaaatgaaactatGAAGTAAGAAACTTAATTAAAAGATACTgttgcaaaatttatttttaaatttacaaatatttaccaCTTAATGCAATATAGAATTTAGaagttccttatatccaaagaTGCAAAAGCTTTAGCTGTGTTCATTACCTTGTGTGTTAAACATTCAAAGGAGGCGTACTAGCAACTAGAAATGAATCAGAATCATTAATTGGACCATATTCTGGACAAAAAGCATCAAGAACTACTTTCATCCACACTTGTGCATTAAATGTATCAGACgcaattttctataataaacaatgacttgaaaaatataaaatttcagtgcttttattttaattactttttacagaaattaaaaaaaattatttgaaaatctaTTTTTTCTACACCTGAAGTACAGAACATAGTGCTTCCACTATTCTGTTGTAATGTAAAATAGTTAATATTGGTACATCCAGGTATAGAAATACTACTACTTGAGGTGATGAATACTTGGGACATTGATATCCACAATGAATAATGAAGTCTTTTGTTGATGTAGTCAATCTTTTACGTCCTGTTTAAATGAGACCCTTAAAAATTACATGTATGTGTACATAAATATAtgaatcaatttttatattattaattacattataaACTACTAATTATTTAGATATATTGAAAAAACctatctatttttatttaaaaaaagcgattttaattataatattaaggCATGATTTTCCTACAATAtggtacaatatttataaacaaagccacaataaatattaaacttaATTTGATTTATTGTATTGTATAACTTATTAAACATTCTTAAAATTTGCTGGACAAAAATTGACATATACTTTTTTGTATTTAtatgtaaaagtacacatatataGACTAGAAAAAGtatgtgaaataaaaatataagtgtacaaaatattttttatgcttTCTATCACTATGAAGTATTTTTTGAGAAACTATTAGATATAATGACAACATTTTTGTTTAGTATTTTAAGATTTTATGcaagatatttttaatattaatatattaaaaattgattcaataaaaatatatatggtttgaaaaaagaaatttgtaaaacaaATGAAAGTTTGTCTTTATAAACTCGTCACGAAATATTAAGGAAACGATTTAGTTTTCAAATAGCTCAATTTTGTTCTCCTCAAAGCATcataaaaagataaaaatatctTAATTAACTATTTGTaagatataataatttaatttttatacttgcTATGTAATAATCTAATTTTCTAAAcatatttattacttttatctGATACTAGTAACAATTATAAaacataaatttcttttttacaacTGATTAAATTGATTCCGTTTTAAGTTTACATATCAATTTAGAATCAGCAACATACAAAAAagaatttgtaaattataatttctaatatttgTATAATCATAATACTTACttaatttttcgttttcgaacTGCTGCATATTTCTTTAAAACTGTTAATTTCGTTAAacacttttttttaataatatacggTATTAACATTTCCGTATCATCATTTGTTATTTTATCCTCAATATCTTTACTGAGTGATGTGAACGTTTTATATGAAACTTCGTTAGTTTTTAATTTGTGTTCCAGATTCAGTATTTCATTTTCTACATTTTCACCTTTCAATTTAGCAAATCTAGCACGTGGTCCTACGGTGGCTTTAATAGTCAATTTTCCTGTCTTTGTTGAAGAgtaaaatagaaaacaaaaGTCTTCCAATATTCCTGTTTTAGGTACATGTGTACCACAACATGCTTctctaaacaaaatttataatatcatCAGTTGTCAAAAACAGAAATacatacaaagaaaaaaaatctttattgtgaaaaattatttcttcaaaACCACCTACTTTGATTTTAATATACGAGTATCAATCGTCACAAGGTGAATTCCTGTGTAAGGGAAAACTTCTTTTGGTATTGATGTTATAAAACAATCCTCttctaataattctgatgaatttaTAGTTCTTATTTTAACAGGAACATCAGCATTTATAAGACTATTTAAGCAATTTTCAATCCTTTCTAGCTGTTCAAAAGTGAGTTCATTTCCAAAACAGTTGAACTGAAGTCTTAAAATATCTGAATAAATTAAAGTAGAACGTAGATGAGCTATTTGCATTGCTTGCTGTATAGATGCATTTAACAAATGTGCTGCAGTATGATGTCGCATTACTCCTGTTCGAAATTCAGGATTAATAGAAACAACACAACTATCTCCAACTTTCAATGTTTCACCTAAAAATCTAaatgataaatatatacatttttgtttatcattaaatttgttataattattttaaaacttaaaATGAATATATACTTTGAATTGTTCTGTGCAAATTTTCCAAAGTGAATAACATAATcattaattttgtttacattatttatattaaaaatgagATCTGTTGTACAAATAACTCCAGTATCTGGTGATTGGCCACTCTTCCATGAATGACATAATGTTTTATCTAATATAATTCCAATTTCAACTTCTTCATCTGAATTTCTATTAGAATTAACTATTTCATTCTCTctgtttaatattaaattacctAAAATAAAAtaggaatatatttttcatcaatCAACATTTAATtagtaaatatatacatattacatgtaatgtattaccatttataattaaacctataattttactttcaattttagGAAACTGGAAATTATTTCCATCgaaagtatatttatatttaaaaatgtcgtCAGTTTTGGGTATACGATTTTTTTCAAGTATTTCTACTACTTTTTTTATAACTATTTCACTATCTTTCATTAGACCAATTCTTGATCGATATTTAATGTTCTCTAATTTATCTTGAAAAGCTTTTTCATCAAAATATAAAGATTCAATTTCTGCAAGTTTAATTATTGTTTCCACAGTTAAACCATATGTATCATATAACTTAAAAGCAACATACCCAGATAGTATTTTAGTTTCTTTCCTGTAATattaacaacaaattttcctgTAATATCAACAAAATTCTCCAAAGATATGTATTTTCTAATTACACataaaaacatacacatacatatatatataatatatatatgtatacatatacaatatTTGTTGCTCATACTTACGAATCTTTAAGATTAGATTGTAAGTAGTTATAGCCCTCAAATAAATTAGGAGTCATCCAATTAGTAATTGTTACCAATTCAGGACGTATTTTAAGTATTTGTTTCCACTTTTTGTCAGAAGCAATTCGTAAGCTCTTAAATAAATCTTCTTCAAATTCTATAATTTTTTGCACCTAATTACAATTGTattatgaaattaattataaaatctcTTATGTGCACATTTTATATTACCTTTTTGAGATTATTCTGTAATTCTGGATAAACATCACCCAAATTGTCTGCTACAGCATTTGAAAGTTCCAAAAGCATTCCTTcctttttaaatgttttttcacTTACAGCAATTGCCTTTCTTATTATTCTTCTAAGCTTATTACTGAAAATGTTgtttattgtaataatttatgaGAGTAGGTATATTGAATAAGTAAAACAACCTACTGGTCCTCTGGCATCATTCCATCAGCTAGTGCTACAGTGATCATTCTACTATGATCTGCTAATATTCTATATCCACTATCAAGACTACTCTCATCATTATAAAATTGCCCTTTATATTCTGGTGTATTTGCAAATTTCTGAATAGCTTTAAAAAGTGGCTGAAAAATATCTGTAtcataatttgattttttttcttgtaACAGTGCAACTAATCTTTCAAATCCCATGCCAGTATCTACATAATGTTTTGATAATGGTACTATGGTACCATCTGATAacctaatataaaatatatggtaattaatatttaaaattacaaaattaaagtttttctacatgataaaaatatttgtatgttatttattatttactgcATACCGTTCATACTGAATAAAAACTATGTTCCATAACTCTGTAAGATCTGCATAACCCTTGTTAATTCGTGTGGATTGATTTATTATTTGTTTTGTATGATCTACATGTATCTCTGTACAAGGACCACATGGTCCTGAAATACCCATTTCCCAAAAATTATCTTCCAACCCAAATGGTACAATTTTATCTTTTGAAATACCAATGCTTAACCAAATATCTTTGCATTCTAAATCTGGTTCTAATCCTAATTGTTCATTTCCAGCGAAGTATGTTACATATAAAAAATCTTCCTTAATACCATAATGTTTAGTTAATAAATTCCAAGCATAACGACAAGCTTCTTcctaaaatatttattgccttatatttataaagattacatttgaaagtaaaatgaataaaaatagttaCAATGTTTTAAAAAACTTAAATACCTTAAAATAATCTCCAAAAGACCAATTTCCCAACATTTCAAAGAATGTATGATGATACACATCATTTCCAACTATATTTAGATCATTATGTTTTCCACTAATTCTGATACATTTTTGTGAATTCACAGCTTTTGTTACAGGTGGATCATAATAATCTAAGAATATTCCTTTaaactaaaaaaattaatatttgtatatatatatattttttaatatgatTGAAGCATAGAATAAGTACAATAAATAGTGTATAAAgtaaaattgaattaacaatGTCATGTGAGATTTATTAATTtagtttttttataaaaataaataatgaaaaataaaactttgttCGTTACAGatatttcataaaattataaaatccaAGCATACTTGGTTCATGCCGGCATTAACAAATGCGACTGTTGGATCGTGAAGGGGCCTAACAGGACTTGATCGTATAAAAGTATGACCCAAATCTTTTTCgaaataatccaaaaattcatttctaatTAATTTTGCACTTTTTTTTACCGCATTAGAGGTACTATATCGTCGTATTAAAAACCAAAAATTCATTGCTTTAATCGAATAGAAAtacatcaatatttatttataaatattcatactttaaaaaaaagtaaatttctcAATGCGTTGTTCCATACTTTTATTGATATTAAATAAAACAGTTTTAAGTTTACTAAATACTCGTTTGATACAATAATTTAAACTAATTTTTTAAGTCATTTATAGGTTAAATTTTAACCAATCTAATATCTCTTGCACAAAAAAGCATAAAAGTTTTTAAAGATTTTCATGTACTGTATGATTTCTGTATAAtggtattttaataaatatatattaagcACTTAATATATAGAATGCTATTAATCGGGCACACGAGCATTGAAACGATGTGTGTGCGACTTGTgatgaccatcacaattttcgttgtAGAAATACATTGTCATACAATAGAATCCACACATTTCAAACGTGCGTCGCTTTCAATGTACGACCATGGTGTGTTCATTTTTCATTGATGTTCTGTACAAGAACACACGTTACGATATGTCGACATACGCTTTACATTGTATACCACTAAATAGGGTAGTTACCTGAGCCTGCCGTCAGTCATTCGTTGCGTGATAATTGTGCTGCGTATATAATAGATATTTGCTATAAAtgcttttatatttttgttatttgctCGTTATTAGCAAAATAATGTCAAATAACACTAATACAGAATTTTTAATTAGCGAAATACGTTTCTAATATGTGTACATATGTAAATACATGTATGAGAACGTTATCGTAACACACCCATCatattttctacgtttcctttcaACATTTGTATGCCCCTTGCCTAGGATTACCGGAAAAAATCCCGGGACCAATATAGTTCATTTACTAAGACAAAAGACTCCTGTAATTAAACCACATAATTGGCGACAGGATCGAAACTGTGAGATGCAATAGCCAAATAGATTAGAGCAAGAAGAAAAGAGGTTTTATGAGTGGTAATACTCGATTATTCtgttaattataaattgtaaaatttgtagaaaagattgaaaagaagagaaagtgttcatttttgtttttcaaaaagtatagttttaatatttaacccaaattaattattcaaaaatgcgaaaaatgttgttagTAAATCTTTGTAATGATTTtaacatttgtaattattttttaatgccTCTGTGATCGGGTTTTTAACCGTCCGTGGAATATTTTCATGTTTTTCATACACTATGAGTCGTACCTATGATACACATATAAGGAGAATTCATTAAGTACAGATATGGATATAGAGGCGGGAAAACTCCCGATTGGTAAAATATAATCACCAATATCATTCTACCAATCGGTAGTCTTCCTGCTTTTGTGTCACATGTCTAGTAACAAATTTGTGTCACCAGTGACACTCGCCCTTGCAAAGAATATTCGACACtcaatgattaaaaaaaattttaaactttgcACAAATATAGTTTAAGTGATATTAATGAATCCATTTTGATATTGTCAAGGGGAAGAAAATACCATCTTAAAGAAAATATAAGTTTatatattattgtaaatatctTAATAATATGTAAACTTATATGTTCTTTAAGAGAGTGTTTTCATCTCTAGAATAACTtccttgataaaaaaaaaaaatggagaagaaaGAATTTCTTTCTTGGCAAATGATTCTGGTCATTTAAGGGGAAAGTTATCATGCTTCGTTTATCCTTTCGTCTTCATAATTCGCTCTCACGTGCGTTGTACGACATCAATGCACAGAAGCATTATACGTTGAGCGTACCACGGAGTGACCAACTTgccaaaatatataaattatagaagTGAGGTGTCATGAATTGCTTTGAGATAACATGTTCTGACAATAGATCATAATATATAAAGTACAAAGTAGGTTATTACTTTACAGATTaaactattattaaatatattctatTGTTTTCAGAAGTAATTTTGATACATGTAACTTACAGATGACTGCTGGCATAAGTcgcaatgaaataattttatgttATGGAACAGGTAATTTCGTGTGGGTATTCTACTACCATCGTTAATTTCGTTTACATTACTGGGAATTCATAAGTATCAGAAAAGTTAACGCAATTGAAgaactttataaaatattaaaaatgcacAATTTATATTGTCGTTTTGCATATACTACATATATTTTATTGTctgttatattttaatttatactaCGTGGTCttaaatttcaaagtatttTATTGTATGCTGCATATTCTAGTGTATTTTCCATATTcagatatattaaatattaaacatatgtaacatttttgtatatgttatttaattaaaatattaaaatagttacatatatcgaaattgattctaaaaatataataagttacatttaataaataatagtttattaaataatattttacgcaTAATGATCTATTGTTAGAACATTGTTATTTCATAGTGATTCGTGTGATATATCGCTTATaggttaaatatttcgaaaggtTTAAGTCGTTCCATGACGCAATGAACGGTATAATGTTTCTGCGCATTTAGTTGCGCAGCGCGCGCGAGAAAAGCTTATGACGAAAAAGGGTAACCCGAACATAGTGACTTTTTCCTCAATTGGTCAGGACTTATTTGATCTCATGTATCTATTCTCTTTTTTATACTATCTTTAAGATCCATTTTTACGTGACACAAAGTCACGACTTTTAATTTTGTGATATTCTTTTTCACGATATTTCTCGtcgtaaaaatgtaaatatcgcGTTGTTGTAACGTTTTGATCACAGATGTCACGTTAAAAGTTGCGACTTCGTGTCATATGAAAACGAACCTTTGTGGTCATAAGAACTAGGCATAAAAATCTGCCATAATGTTTTGTCACGATTGCGCACAGAGTACGTTCGCGGCCGTGCGGGAGTCCACATGAGCCTGTTGCCAGTTATTGATCCTGACACGGTTAAACAACACTGCATTGCCGTTAACTACGAAAATAATTCTAGTCACGAAGCGTTTGCAAAAACGCGCCGACAAACTATCACGGTAACGTGTGCGTTTTTACTTCTACAAAGTACTGCAATATCAGAATGTGCTGTGTCTCTTCGACGTCATCTTAATTCTGTCAAAATGTAGAAGAGGTCCTGTAAGACTGAAATATCGATAAGTGACATTTGTCATTGATACGCAAAGATGTCATCGGTAGTTTTCCGCGAAAAAAGGAACACGTAATTAGACCGTGGCATAATTTTTTgctattacaaaatttatatgtACCTTTGTCAATTGAGTTCTTTAAAAACTTAGTATCTTGACTCCGAACTTTAGGAAGACTTGAATTTGTGTCGCTGCTGCACATGTGATCCTTTAGGTGTTATCTTCGGTCCGTAATGAAGAAGTTTACAATTAAAGGTGTGCTCGACGGGTTCCGATCATCGGTACCTCAGCCCGTCAAACCTGATCAGgaaatcgtcgaaaatttaCGGCCGGAACACTTTCAAGTAAAGAAGGTCAGTGATAATAAGTTCCTATCCACTCGTTTTAAATTACATGTGCCAATTTGTAACAATATAAAAAACGTATGTACACAGCAGAATTCTTTTCTAAGTTTATAGTTTCAACTTATAAGTGGAACGACTTAATTAAACTGCATTAGTACTATATTGTGAACTGCTTTATGATTAGACTTttataattatctttttatgaaaataatatgtAAGTAGAGTTGCTAATGTTGTCATTAATTCATGATACTATAATGTTAGTATTGCCTTTAGAAACATGTACACATAATCAATATGTTATAGCAAACTACcattaaaattgttatttttcattttaaagttGCTAGATGAACAGTAAATTTAACTTATCAGTAAATAATATTTGACATTATGTCTTATTACTGGATATAATTTCTATTTGTAGTTTCTATATTTGCATCTTTATTTTATTAGATTGAAAGTACAATAAACAGTAATAAgtttaaaaatatgttaataGGCATAAAATCTTAATAAGCATAATATTCATTTaactaattttcaaattaaaaaataatttttttgcaaattgtaaattgaaaaaaaaatgatttggcATAATGtaatattgttaaaatataaattatatatttactttatataaaagctttcttatttataatttttacaatacaaataacagaaaaaaatttataataaagttATATTATAATGGCAAATTATGTACAACTGGTTTCTAGCGtagaaaagaaatatatctcatattttatcaatttaatttttcatatgtTAAACTCATGATATGTGTGAATATTGTGTAATATGATACTAACATAACTTTATtcttaatttataaattataaatatttttaataatatgttATATCATATAATTGTAGTAGGAGACAATTACGCGAGACTAAGAGGTTATTTAGCAGTGTAAAGTATCTTCGTTGACATTGTTGCTACTATTATAATCTCATGAATccaagaatataaaaaatataaatcaattCATAAATATAAGCTAAGgaaggaattattatttttgattaaagaattttaagaaaataattgtGAAATATGGGACATTTATTTTTAGTTATTGTTAAGtggttcaatatttttaaaatagtttACATACAAGCTATATAATTTATTCTAAAATCTGGTTCAGTCAATAAAGTATTGTCAAAAAAAGActttatttaacaatatttaggcaagttcaaatattttattgaatttttaaagataATAACTGTAAAACAGTTGAGTAAGTATGTGATGAAACTGAAGTTAAAATTAGTATTAAAATAAGTGTCCAAGTAGTATGAATAAGATAAAACAAACTTAATTTGATAGGCTACTGAGCTTGAAAAAGTTACTTATTGCTAAACataataaaaacatttatttgaaatttgttaaaGCTAAGTAAGTTATCGGACCTTGGTAGGCTGGTCAAAAGTCATTTTTACAGATGAGTTTGAGTTTAATAAATGAAGTTTCACTGGAAAAACTTATACTCGATAGTATCTTAAAAAATAACTTTCTTCAAAATATGTAAATTCAATTATGAAAAGTTGAAATGGATCTACAAATGTTTGTTTGTAATGATACTATAAAGTGTTGATCCTATTGATGGAATTATggattaatatttatatgtatgtaaaatgaaatttgGCTTCATTTATAAGTAATAAAATACCAGAGATTTGATATTTTATCCAAATTTGCAATGATATTCAACGTGTTTGGTTTacaagataaaataatttttaagcaAGCAAGGTATAAGGATTCCCAAAATGGTTTCTATTCAGACAAATTAAtatggagaaattttttaagtgtagtaaattcaaattttaacaaataaCGAAAGATAGGCTAATATTCTGGTCAAGTGCTATTATTGTTTAATTGATTCTGCGTCAATTGTCCGTGTCCTAGATCTTTGTATAGGAGTTGGTTGTTAGAAATAGTTTTTTCTATCTTtggttatattatttattttaaatgtaatctgaattaataatattaatttaatttgatTTTCACCCTTGGATTGCAAACTGCGTACGGGATACTTGCATGTACGACGGCACAAATTTTATCTAGAATAAAATTACTTGTTAGAAATtgctaaaatatatttaataattgtttgccGCTACAATCGTTCGCTGTTTGAAACGCTCGCTATTTTTCGTTTGACTCTCTAATCTTCGTAGGTCGTTTCACTCTTTTCCAATGGCTTGGTCCATCTAAACAATTCCTTCCAGATGACTCTCTTTAAGTGTTGTCACACTATAACTTTCCTTCATCCAAAAGGAGGTCTGCCACGAAGATATGCCATTCCTGTAGTACTGTGCCCCAGAGCAAGGGATTACCCAAATCTATTTACATCTGTTTGCATTtcaaaaaaaagtaaatacatCACATTTGTATTAAACAATAACTTAAAAGCTCACTTACGATCGAAGATTACGGGTTTATCCACTGGTTTAATCGATTATCTTTTTTATGAAAAAGATTCGCAAGAAAGACAGTTGACCAAAATCGCTGGTAAACTAGCACTAAACTTCTATTCATCAAGTTTaaggttttaaaattattaagtagAACGGTATtcttttatatctttgtttaatttttagaatttctttcattttaaggGTTTTTTCGTAATATACGATATGAGGATGTGTTGGTATGTATGTTAAGGCTGTAATTTAGTATAGACACGGAAAGTGTAGGTcatgtttaaaattttatggAATAAAAACTATTTatgataaaaattttaagtatttctaatgtatgaatttttcaatcgagtgATTGGAGGTGCAAATGATGAATGCTTGGGATAGTGCCATATAGGATCGAGAGGGTATTTATGTATGGTTATCAGTTGCGAGAGAAGTGGGAAAG
The Ptiloglossa arizonensis isolate GNS036 chromosome 3, iyPtiAriz1_principal, whole genome shotgun sequence genome window above contains:
- the Alars-m gene encoding alanine--tRNA ligase, mitochondrial isoform X2, producing MYFYSIKAMNFWFLIRRYSTSNAVKKSAKLIRNEFLDYFEKDLGHTFIRSSPVRPLHDPTVAFVNAGMNQFKGIFLDYYDPPVTKAVNSQKCIRISGKHNDLNIVGNDVYHHTFFEMLGNWSFGDYFKEEACRYAWNLLTKHYGIKEDFLYVTYFAGNEQLGLEPDLECKDIWLSIGISKDKIVPFGLEDNFWEMGISGPCGPCTEIHVDHTKQIINQSTRINKGYADLTELWNIVFIQYERLSDGTIVPLSKHYVDTGMGFERLVALLQEKKSNYDTDIFQPLFKAIQKFANTPEYKGQFYNDESSLDSGYRILADHSRMITVALADGMMPEDHNKLRRIIRKAIAVSEKTFKKEGMLLELSNAVADNLGDVYPELQNNLKKVQKIIEFEEDLFKSLRIASDKKWKQILKIRPELVTITNWMTPNLFEGYNYLQSNLKDSKETKILSGYVAFKLYDTYGLTVETIIKLAEIESLYFDEKAFQDKLENIKYRSRIGLMKDSEIVIKKVVEILEKNRIPKTDDIFKYKYTFDGNNFQFPKIESKIIGLIINGNLILNRENEIVNSNRNSDEEVEIGIILDKTLCHSWKSGQSPDTGVICTTDLIFNINNVNKINDYVIHFGKFAQNNSKFLGETLKVGDSCVVSINPEFRTGVMRHHTAAHLLNASIQQAMQIAHLRSTLIYSDILRLQFNCFGNELTFEQLERIENCLNSLINADVPVKIRTINSSELLEEDCFITSIPKEVFPYTGIHLVTIDTRILKSKEACCGTHVPKTGILEDFCFLFYSSTKTGKLTIKATVGPRARFAKLKGENVENEILNLEHKLKTNEVSYKTFTSLSKDIEDKITNDDTEMLIPYIIKKKCLTKLTVLKKYAAVRKRKINC
- the Alars-m gene encoding alanine--tRNA ligase, mitochondrial isoform X4 is translated as MLGNWSFGDYFKEEACRYAWNLLTKHYGIKEDFLYVTYFAGNEQLGLEPDLECKDIWLSIGISKDKIVPFGLEDNFWEMGISGPCGPCTEIHVDHTKQIINQSTRINKGYADLTELWNIVFIQYERLSDGTIVPLSKHYVDTGMGFERLVALLQEKKSNYDTDIFQPLFKAIQKFANTPEYKGQFYNDESSLDSGYRILADHSRMITVALADGMMPEDHNKLRRIIRKAIAVSEKTFKKEGMLLELSNAVADNLGDVYPELQNNLKKVQKIIEFEEDLFKSLRIASDKKWKQILKIRPELVTITNWMTPNLFEGYNYLQSNLKDSKETKILSGYVAFKLYDTYGLTVETIIKLAEIESLYFDEKAFQDKLENIKYRSRIGLMKDSEIVIKKVVEILEKNRIPKTDDIFKYKYTFDGNNFQFPKIESKIIGLIINGNLILNRENEIVNSNRNSDEEVEIGIILDKTLCHSWKSGQSPDTGVICTTDLIFNINNVNKINDYVIHFGKFAQNNSKFLGETLKVGDSCVVSINPEFRTGVMRHHTAAHLLNASIQQAMQIAHLRSTLIYSDILRLQFNCFGNELTFEQLERIENCLNSLINADVPVKIRTINSSELLEEDCFITSIPKEVFPYTGIHLVTIDTRILKSKEACCGTHVPKTGILEDFCFLFYSSTKTGKLTIKATVGPRARFAKLKGENVENEILNLEHKLKTNEVSYKTFTSLSKDIEDKITNDDTEMLIPYIIKKKCLTKLTVLKKYAAVRKRKIKVSFKQDVKD
- the Alars-m gene encoding alanine--tRNA ligase, mitochondrial isoform X1; translated protein: MYFYSIKAMNFWFLIRRYSTSNAVKKSAKLIRNEFLDYFEKDLGHTFIRSSPVRPLHDPTVAFVNAGMNQFKGIFLDYYDPPVTKAVNSQKCIRISGKHNDLNIVGNDVYHHTFFEMLGNWSFGDYFKEEACRYAWNLLTKHYGIKEDFLYVTYFAGNEQLGLEPDLECKDIWLSIGISKDKIVPFGLEDNFWEMGISGPCGPCTEIHVDHTKQIINQSTRINKGYADLTELWNIVFIQYERLSDGTIVPLSKHYVDTGMGFERLVALLQEKKSNYDTDIFQPLFKAIQKFANTPEYKGQFYNDESSLDSGYRILADHSRMITVALADGMMPEDHNKLRRIIRKAIAVSEKTFKKEGMLLELSNAVADNLGDVYPELQNNLKKVQKIIEFEEDLFKSLRIASDKKWKQILKIRPELVTITNWMTPNLFEGYNYLQSNLKDSKETKILSGYVAFKLYDTYGLTVETIIKLAEIESLYFDEKAFQDKLENIKYRSRIGLMKDSEIVIKKVVEILEKNRIPKTDDIFKYKYTFDGNNFQFPKIESKIIGLIINGNLILNRENEIVNSNRNSDEEVEIGIILDKTLCHSWKSGQSPDTGVICTTDLIFNINNVNKINDYVIHFGKFAQNNSKFLGETLKVGDSCVVSINPEFRTGVMRHHTAAHLLNASIQQAMQIAHLRSTLIYSDILRLQFNCFGNELTFEQLERIENCLNSLINADVPVKIRTINSSELLEEDCFITSIPKEVFPYTGIHLVTIDTRILKSKEACCGTHVPKTGILEDFCFLFYSSTKTGKLTIKATVGPRARFAKLKGENVENEILNLEHKLKTNEVSYKTFTSLSKDIEDKITNDDTEMLIPYIIKKKCLTKLTVLKKYAAVRKRKIKVSFKQDVKD